The following are encoded in a window of Glandiceps talaboti chromosome 5, keGlaTala1.1, whole genome shotgun sequence genomic DNA:
- the LOC144435124 gene encoding stimulator of interferon genes protein 2-like — MAKEENNGFGPIPRRRGTQLVKVCSLLFVALFMILALALEDVNNDVVLKELHIKQRRSINETVIDATIDEQVTSLLSLAKIMYVSSASIIILVISEVIRRFCLLTEELRHFHDRYDGKVSKILKATYRVRQYQSLSVLFILALAVLLILWWYTPAIFSGYFYRYRDLMLVNMAVACLTNVFLSLKTPSDVEISEFSEQDHLNVAHGLAWSFYFGYLNIILPELENTIAKSEWNDKMKDGDLPAKVFIVIPESCVIPSNIGEDHPNVIFQNKLPPVIKHRAGVRDRQYVNSVYQVTDVIRGYPQYCILEYATPIASLYDMSMHPESGLNAEDRHQQVQIFLRTLQKILDSSPECRKRCVLVPISGSDYGKYPLASVITKTIRQVKGETFDIDEDGIEEEGEEDDN; from the exons ATGGCGAAAGAGGAAAATAACGGATTCGGTCCCATTCCACGTAGACGGGGTACACAGTTGGTGAAGGTGTGCTCTTTGCTGTTCGTGGCGTTGTTCATGATTCTTGCTCTTGCATTGGAAGACGTGAACAACGATGTTGTGTTAAAAGAACTGCATATTAAACAACGTAGAAGTATAAACGAAACCGTCATCGATGCAACAATAGATGAACAAGTGACGTCGTTGTTAAGTTTGGCAAAGATCATGTACGTGTCATCGGCATCCATCATCATTCTTGTTATCTCTGAGGTGATTCGTAGATTTTGCCTTTTAACAGAGGAACTCCGTCATTTTCACGACCGCTATGACGGAAAAGTCTCGAAAATTCTTAAAGCAACTTACAGAGTTCGACAATACCAATCGTTGTcggtgttatttattttggcatTAGCGGTTTTGTTGATCCTCTGGTGGTATACGCCTGCCATATTCTCAGGATATTTTTATCGCTATCGTGACCTAATGCTAGTTAACATGGCAGTGGCCTGTCTCACTAATGTATTTCTCAGTCTGAAG ACACCATCAGATGTTGAAATCAGTGAATTCAGTGAACAGGATCATCTCAATGTTGCCCATGGTCTGGCTTGGTCTTTCTACTTTGGTTATCTGAATATCATCCTACCAG AGTTGGAGAATACCATTGCTAAGTCAGAATGGAATGATAAGATGAAAGATGGTGATTTACCAGCTAAAGTGTTCATTGTTATCCCAGAAAGCTGTGTTATACCATCAAATATTGGTGAAGATCATCCCAAtgttatatttcaaaacaaattaccaCCTGTGATAAAACACAGAGCAGGTGTTAGAGATCGCCAATATGTTAATTCAGTTTACCAGGTCACTGATGTCATCAGAGGCTAT cCACAATACTGTATTCTGGAGTATGCCACTCCTATAGCCTCTTTGTATGATATGTCAATGCATCCTGAATCTGGACTCAATGCTGAAGACAGACACCAACAAGTACAGATATTTTTGAGAACTCTACAGAAAATTCTTGATAGTTCACCAGAATGTCGTAAACGATGTGTTCTTGTACCGATTTCTG GGAGTGATTATGGCAAATATCCACTGGCTAGTGTAATTACCAAGACAATACGACAAGTAAAAGGTGAAACCTTTGATATTGATGAGGATGGAATAGAAGAAGAAGGAGAAGAAGATGACAATTGA